The following proteins are co-located in the Heptranchias perlo isolate sHepPer1 chromosome 30, sHepPer1.hap1, whole genome shotgun sequence genome:
- the mlx gene encoding max-like protein X isoform X2: MTEPGGAADDPWIKTDPSFSDNGFDPVFFADSSRKGSIVSRANSITSNTGSTSASSVPNTADCMSDNDCSPTADDEDSDYRQEPAYKETYKDRRRQAHTQAEQKRRDAIKKGYDDLQSIVPTCQQQDFLIGSQKLSKATVLQKTIDYVQFLHKEKKKQEEEVCTLRKDVMALNIMKANYEQIVKAHRNNPHQGKDQVTDQVKFSIFQSIMDSLFQSFNASISVASFQELSACVFSWIEEHCKPQTLREVVIGVLRQLNNQLH; this comes from the exons ATGACGGAGCCGGGCGGCGCGGCGGACGATCCGTGGATCAAG ACTGACCCCTCGTTCAGCGACAACGGCTTCGACCCCG TGTTCTTTGCTGATAGCAGTAGAAAAGGAAGTATAGTTTCGCGAGCAAACAGCATAACGTCAAATACAGGCTCCACCAGTGCCTCCTCCGTGCCTAACACAG CCGATTGCATGTCAGACAATGATTGTTCTCCTACTGCAGATGATGAAGACAGTGACTACAGGCAGGAACCTGCGTATAAAGAGACATACAAAGACCGTCGGAGACAGGCTCACACTCAGGCTGAGCAAAAGAGGCGGGATGCTATCAAG AAAGGCTATGATGATTTGCAGTCAATCGTTCCTACGTGCCAACAGCAAGATTTCTTGATTGGGTCCCAGAAGCTGAGCAAAGCCACAGTTCTTCAGAAAA CTATTGATTACGTGCAGTTTTTGCACaaagagaagaagaagcaggaggaggaggtttgcACTCTGCGCAAAGACGTCATGGCTCTCAACATCATGAAGGC gaATTATGAACAGATTGTCAAAGCCCATCGGAATAATCCTCACCAAGGCAAGGATCAGGTGACTGACCAGGTCAAGTTCAGCATATTTCAGAGCATCATGGACTCCCTCTTCCAATCCTTCAATGCCTCCATCTCTGTGGCTAGTTTTCAGGAGTTGTCAGCCTGCGTCTTCAGCTGGATTGAGGAACACTGCAAACCGCAG ACTCTGCGAGAGGTTGTGATTGGAGTGCTGCGGCAGTTAAACAATCAGCTGCACTGA
- the mlx gene encoding max-like protein X isoform X4, which produces MTEPGGAADDPWIKTDPSFSDNGFDPVFFADSSRKGSIVSRANSITSNTGSTSASSVPNTDDEDSDYRQEPAYKETYKDRRRQAHTQAEQKRRDAIKKGYDDLQSIVPTCQQQDFLIGSQKLSKATVLQKTIDYVQFLHKEKKKQEEEVCTLRKDVMALNIMKANYEQIVKAHRNNPHQGKDQVTDQVKFSIFQSIMDSLFQSFNASISVASFQELSACVFSWIEEHCKPQTLREVVIGVLRQLNNQLH; this is translated from the exons ATGACGGAGCCGGGCGGCGCGGCGGACGATCCGTGGATCAAG ACTGACCCCTCGTTCAGCGACAACGGCTTCGACCCCG TGTTCTTTGCTGATAGCAGTAGAAAAGGAAGTATAGTTTCGCGAGCAAACAGCATAACGTCAAATACAGGCTCCACCAGTGCCTCCTCCGTGCCTAACACAG ATGATGAAGACAGTGACTACAGGCAGGAACCTGCGTATAAAGAGACATACAAAGACCGTCGGAGACAGGCTCACACTCAGGCTGAGCAAAAGAGGCGGGATGCTATCAAG AAAGGCTATGATGATTTGCAGTCAATCGTTCCTACGTGCCAACAGCAAGATTTCTTGATTGGGTCCCAGAAGCTGAGCAAAGCCACAGTTCTTCAGAAAA CTATTGATTACGTGCAGTTTTTGCACaaagagaagaagaagcaggaggaggaggtttgcACTCTGCGCAAAGACGTCATGGCTCTCAACATCATGAAGGC gaATTATGAACAGATTGTCAAAGCCCATCGGAATAATCCTCACCAAGGCAAGGATCAGGTGACTGACCAGGTCAAGTTCAGCATATTTCAGAGCATCATGGACTCCCTCTTCCAATCCTTCAATGCCTCCATCTCTGTGGCTAGTTTTCAGGAGTTGTCAGCCTGCGTCTTCAGCTGGATTGAGGAACACTGCAAACCGCAG ACTCTGCGAGAGGTTGTGATTGGAGTGCTGCGGCAGTTAAACAATCAGCTGCACTGA
- the mlx gene encoding max-like protein X isoform X6: MTEPGGAADDPWIKTDPSFSDNGFDPDDEDSDYRQEPAYKETYKDRRRQAHTQAEQKRRDAIKKGYDDLQSIVPTCQQQDFLIGSQKLSKATVLQKTIDYVQFLHKEKKKQEEEVCTLRKDVMALNIMKANYEQIVKAHRNNPHQGKDQVTDQVKFSIFQSIMDSLFQSFNASISVASFQELSACVFSWIEEHCKPQTLREVVIGVLRQLNNQLH, encoded by the exons ATGACGGAGCCGGGCGGCGCGGCGGACGATCCGTGGATCAAG ACTGACCCCTCGTTCAGCGACAACGGCTTCGACCCCG ATGATGAAGACAGTGACTACAGGCAGGAACCTGCGTATAAAGAGACATACAAAGACCGTCGGAGACAGGCTCACACTCAGGCTGAGCAAAAGAGGCGGGATGCTATCAAG AAAGGCTATGATGATTTGCAGTCAATCGTTCCTACGTGCCAACAGCAAGATTTCTTGATTGGGTCCCAGAAGCTGAGCAAAGCCACAGTTCTTCAGAAAA CTATTGATTACGTGCAGTTTTTGCACaaagagaagaagaagcaggaggaggaggtttgcACTCTGCGCAAAGACGTCATGGCTCTCAACATCATGAAGGC gaATTATGAACAGATTGTCAAAGCCCATCGGAATAATCCTCACCAAGGCAAGGATCAGGTGACTGACCAGGTCAAGTTCAGCATATTTCAGAGCATCATGGACTCCCTCTTCCAATCCTTCAATGCCTCCATCTCTGTGGCTAGTTTTCAGGAGTTGTCAGCCTGCGTCTTCAGCTGGATTGAGGAACACTGCAAACCGCAG ACTCTGCGAGAGGTTGTGATTGGAGTGCTGCGGCAGTTAAACAATCAGCTGCACTGA
- the mlx gene encoding max-like protein X isoform X5 yields MTEPGGAADDPWIKTDPSFSDNGFDPDDEDSDYRQEPAYKETYKDRRRQAHTQAEQKRRDAIKKGYDDLQSIVPTCQQQDFLIGSQKLSKATVLQKTIDYVQFLHKEKKKQEEEVCTLRKDVMALNIMKANYEQIVKAHRNNPHQGKDQVTDQVKFSIFQSIMDSLFQSFNASISVASFQELSACVFSWIEEHCKPQVRDQPCKPQTLREVVIGVLRQLNNQLH; encoded by the exons ATGACGGAGCCGGGCGGCGCGGCGGACGATCCGTGGATCAAG ACTGACCCCTCGTTCAGCGACAACGGCTTCGACCCCG ATGATGAAGACAGTGACTACAGGCAGGAACCTGCGTATAAAGAGACATACAAAGACCGTCGGAGACAGGCTCACACTCAGGCTGAGCAAAAGAGGCGGGATGCTATCAAG AAAGGCTATGATGATTTGCAGTCAATCGTTCCTACGTGCCAACAGCAAGATTTCTTGATTGGGTCCCAGAAGCTGAGCAAAGCCACAGTTCTTCAGAAAA CTATTGATTACGTGCAGTTTTTGCACaaagagaagaagaagcaggaggaggaggtttgcACTCTGCGCAAAGACGTCATGGCTCTCAACATCATGAAGGC gaATTATGAACAGATTGTCAAAGCCCATCGGAATAATCCTCACCAAGGCAAGGATCAGGTGACTGACCAGGTCAAGTTCAGCATATTTCAGAGCATCATGGACTCCCTCTTCCAATCCTTCAATGCCTCCATCTCTGTGGCTAGTTTTCAGGAGTTGTCAGCCTGCGTCTTCAGCTGGATTGAGGAACACTGCAAACCGCAGGTCAGAGATCAGCCCTGCAAACCGCAG ACTCTGCGAGAGGTTGTGATTGGAGTGCTGCGGCAGTTAAACAATCAGCTGCACTGA
- the mlx gene encoding max-like protein X isoform X1, whose translation MTEPGGAADDPWIKTDPSFSDNGFDPVFFADSSRKGSIVSRANSITSNTGSTSASSVPNTADCMSDNDCSPTADDEDSDYRQEPAYKETYKDRRRQAHTQAEQKRRDAIKKGYDDLQSIVPTCQQQDFLIGSQKLSKATVLQKTIDYVQFLHKEKKKQEEEVCTLRKDVMALNIMKANYEQIVKAHRNNPHQGKDQVTDQVKFSIFQSIMDSLFQSFNASISVASFQELSACVFSWIEEHCKPQVRDQPCKPQTLREVVIGVLRQLNNQLH comes from the exons ATGACGGAGCCGGGCGGCGCGGCGGACGATCCGTGGATCAAG ACTGACCCCTCGTTCAGCGACAACGGCTTCGACCCCG TGTTCTTTGCTGATAGCAGTAGAAAAGGAAGTATAGTTTCGCGAGCAAACAGCATAACGTCAAATACAGGCTCCACCAGTGCCTCCTCCGTGCCTAACACAG CCGATTGCATGTCAGACAATGATTGTTCTCCTACTGCAGATGATGAAGACAGTGACTACAGGCAGGAACCTGCGTATAAAGAGACATACAAAGACCGTCGGAGACAGGCTCACACTCAGGCTGAGCAAAAGAGGCGGGATGCTATCAAG AAAGGCTATGATGATTTGCAGTCAATCGTTCCTACGTGCCAACAGCAAGATTTCTTGATTGGGTCCCAGAAGCTGAGCAAAGCCACAGTTCTTCAGAAAA CTATTGATTACGTGCAGTTTTTGCACaaagagaagaagaagcaggaggaggaggtttgcACTCTGCGCAAAGACGTCATGGCTCTCAACATCATGAAGGC gaATTATGAACAGATTGTCAAAGCCCATCGGAATAATCCTCACCAAGGCAAGGATCAGGTGACTGACCAGGTCAAGTTCAGCATATTTCAGAGCATCATGGACTCCCTCTTCCAATCCTTCAATGCCTCCATCTCTGTGGCTAGTTTTCAGGAGTTGTCAGCCTGCGTCTTCAGCTGGATTGAGGAACACTGCAAACCGCAGGTCAGAGATCAGCCCTGCAAACCGCAG ACTCTGCGAGAGGTTGTGATTGGAGTGCTGCGGCAGTTAAACAATCAGCTGCACTGA
- the mlx gene encoding max-like protein X isoform X3, with the protein MTEPGGAADDPWIKTDPSFSDNGFDPVFFADSSRKGSIVSRANSITSNTGSTSASSVPNTDDEDSDYRQEPAYKETYKDRRRQAHTQAEQKRRDAIKKGYDDLQSIVPTCQQQDFLIGSQKLSKATVLQKTIDYVQFLHKEKKKQEEEVCTLRKDVMALNIMKANYEQIVKAHRNNPHQGKDQVTDQVKFSIFQSIMDSLFQSFNASISVASFQELSACVFSWIEEHCKPQVRDQPCKPQTLREVVIGVLRQLNNQLH; encoded by the exons ATGACGGAGCCGGGCGGCGCGGCGGACGATCCGTGGATCAAG ACTGACCCCTCGTTCAGCGACAACGGCTTCGACCCCG TGTTCTTTGCTGATAGCAGTAGAAAAGGAAGTATAGTTTCGCGAGCAAACAGCATAACGTCAAATACAGGCTCCACCAGTGCCTCCTCCGTGCCTAACACAG ATGATGAAGACAGTGACTACAGGCAGGAACCTGCGTATAAAGAGACATACAAAGACCGTCGGAGACAGGCTCACACTCAGGCTGAGCAAAAGAGGCGGGATGCTATCAAG AAAGGCTATGATGATTTGCAGTCAATCGTTCCTACGTGCCAACAGCAAGATTTCTTGATTGGGTCCCAGAAGCTGAGCAAAGCCACAGTTCTTCAGAAAA CTATTGATTACGTGCAGTTTTTGCACaaagagaagaagaagcaggaggaggaggtttgcACTCTGCGCAAAGACGTCATGGCTCTCAACATCATGAAGGC gaATTATGAACAGATTGTCAAAGCCCATCGGAATAATCCTCACCAAGGCAAGGATCAGGTGACTGACCAGGTCAAGTTCAGCATATTTCAGAGCATCATGGACTCCCTCTTCCAATCCTTCAATGCCTCCATCTCTGTGGCTAGTTTTCAGGAGTTGTCAGCCTGCGTCTTCAGCTGGATTGAGGAACACTGCAAACCGCAGGTCAGAGATCAGCCCTGCAAACCGCAG ACTCTGCGAGAGGTTGTGATTGGAGTGCTGCGGCAGTTAAACAATCAGCTGCACTGA